The Fibrobacter sp. UWB2 genome window below encodes:
- a CDS encoding DnaA ATPase domain-containing protein gives MENTVSLLDIAESPWQQVLDRVRSECKDFFGAVILDALGYEGMCNGYALLTVPDELRENWVNSHYGDLLRKSFTAVFGSEFVDYRIRQIAPSDPIPEIKLTMPVIPRPEKKKAEVKRPKQPLALYARYTFENFVEGECNSTAFRACQAVAENPGDPALNPLFVYGESGLGKTHLLQSIAAKIQKSRPEASIVYCHAYDFLRDATAMASALHNKTGNVRELAQKFRERYELCDVLLLDDVQLLEKGLWTQDRLAILIKHLRAEGKQVVISCDRHPNLFKVVDTDNESRGSSRSSIPSISKKLLAPLASCVAVGIDEPDLATRMNLISKKSEDLPFAKADREEICRYLSMPPRKNVRLIEGLLNFLGAMNMFCKADLNLNGVKRLVAPSEHGGHVELTAKNIIEAVAMDYRVEVCELSSKRQAAAISMPRKVAMFLCRELTTDSLQNIGAMFCRDYATVIAAINSLKKQMETDASLARRVQDIRYMLEA, from the coding sequence GTGGAAAATACTGTTTCTTTGTTGGATATTGCAGAGTCGCCCTGGCAACAGGTGCTCGACCGCGTGCGTTCGGAATGCAAGGACTTTTTTGGTGCCGTGATTCTCGACGCTCTTGGTTATGAGGGAATGTGCAATGGCTATGCCTTGCTTACTGTTCCTGACGAGCTTCGCGAGAACTGGGTGAATTCCCATTATGGCGATTTGTTGCGCAAGTCCTTTACGGCTGTATTTGGTAGTGAATTTGTTGATTATCGCATCCGTCAGATTGCTCCTTCGGACCCGATTCCCGAAATCAAGCTCACGATGCCTGTTATTCCGCGTCCCGAGAAAAAGAAGGCCGAGGTTAAGCGCCCGAAGCAGCCTTTGGCTCTTTATGCCCGCTATACTTTTGAAAACTTTGTCGAAGGGGAGTGCAATTCTACGGCTTTCCGCGCTTGCCAGGCGGTGGCCGAGAATCCGGGTGACCCGGCTTTGAATCCGCTTTTTGTCTATGGCGAAAGCGGCCTTGGCAAGACGCACTTGTTGCAGTCCATTGCTGCTAAAATCCAGAAGAGCCGTCCGGAAGCATCCATTGTCTATTGCCACGCTTATGACTTTTTGCGTGATGCAACGGCTATGGCGTCTGCACTCCACAACAAGACGGGCAATGTGCGCGAGCTTGCGCAGAAGTTCCGCGAACGCTATGAACTTTGCGATGTGCTTTTGCTCGACGATGTGCAGCTCTTGGAAAAAGGCCTCTGGACGCAGGACCGCCTTGCTATTTTGATTAAGCATTTGCGCGCCGAAGGCAAGCAGGTCGTGATTTCTTGCGACCGCCATCCGAACCTGTTTAAGGTTGTCGATACGGATAATGAATCCCGTGGTTCTTCGAGGTCTTCGATCCCGAGCATTTCCAAGAAGCTCCTTGCTCCGCTCGCCTCCTGTGTGGCTGTGGGCATTGATGAACCGGACCTTGCGACCCGTATGAACTTGATTAGCAAGAAGTCCGAAGATTTGCCGTTTGCAAAGGCTGACCGCGAAGAAATTTGCCGTTACCTTTCGATGCCGCCGCGCAAGAACGTGCGCCTGATTGAAGGTCTCTTGAACTTCCTCGGTGCGATGAACATGTTCTGCAAGGCCGATTTGAACTTGAATGGCGTGAAGCGCCTTGTGGCACCGTCGGAACATGGCGGCCATGTGGAACTCACTGCCAAGAACATTATTGAAGCGGTCGCTATGGATTACCGTGTCGAGGTTTGTGAACTCTCGTCCAAGCGCCAGGCAGCCGCGATTTCTATGCCCCGCAAGGTGGCGATGTTCCTTTGTCGCGAACTCACGACCGATTCTCTCCAGAATATCGGCGCGATGTTCTGCAGGGACTATGCCACTGTAATCGCCGCCATTAATTCCCTGAAAAAGCAGATGGAAACGGATGCGTCCCTCGCAAGGCGCGTTCAAGATATCCGTTATATGCTGGAAGCCTAG